Part of the Litorilinea aerophila genome is shown below.
GGATCGGTGATACCATGACCAATGCTCTGATGGCCTCACTCCAGCCCGAGCTCAGCCCGGACATGCCGGACCTCAGCCCGGGCGACACCGTCCGGGTACACCAGCGGATCACAGAAGGCCGCAACGAACGGATTCAGGTCTTCCAGGGGGTTGTCATCGCCATGCATGGCGGCAAGACGGCCGGCGCCACCTACACCGTACGCCGCACCGGCGCCCACGGCGTCGGCGTGGAGCGAACCTTCCCCCTCTACAGCAAGACGGTGGAGAAGGTGGAGGTGTTGCGCAAGGCCAAGGTGCGCCGCGCACAGCTCTACTACCTGCGGGAACGCCAGGGCAAGGCTGCCCGCCTGCGGGAAAAGCGTTTCCTCCAGACCTGATCGGCCGGACACCGCCTTTTTACCCTGGCTTTACTCCGGGCTTTTTACTTTCGGCGGATCCGCGGCTGACCCTTCGGGCCGGCGTCGCGGGGTCCCGCACCTCCATCCTGGGTGTCCAATTTTGGGATGTCCATGCAGGGCATCGGCAGCCTTTGCCGGTGCCCTTTTGTTGTCACCAAATATAAAGCCGACGCCATGAAATCCACGCCCGCTCCCAGCCTGGAATACGAAGCGCGACTATGGGAGGCCGGCCATCGCCACGTGGCCGGCCTGGACGAAGCCGGCCGGGGCGCGCTGGCCGGGCCGGTGGTCGCCGCCGCAGTGGTGCTCCCCCCCCAGAGCCCCCTGGACGGAATCTGGGCCCGGGTGCGAGACAGCAAGCAACTGAAGCCCGCGGAACGCGCGGCCCTGGCCGCCGAGATCCGGCGGGCAGCCCAGGCCTGGGCCGTGGCCGCAGTGCCGGCCGCCGAAATCGACCAGATGGGCATCGGGCCGGCCACCCGGCTGGCCATGTACCGGGCCCTGGCGGCCCTGGCCGTCCCCCCGGACTATCTCCTGATCGACTGGGTGAAATTGCG
Proteins encoded:
- a CDS encoding ribonuclease HII, translated to MKSTPAPSLEYEARLWEAGHRHVAGLDEAGRGALAGPVVAAAVVLPPQSPLDGIWARVRDSKQLKPAERAALAAEIRRAAQAWAVAAVPAAEIDQMGIGPATRLAMYRALAALAVPPDYLLIDWVKLRQVNIPQESLPRADERIVTVAAASILAKVHRDELLVELDHQFPHYGFAAHKGYGTRSHREALARHGPCPVHRFSFAPLARPATFFPDPRPGQEP
- the rplS gene encoding 50S ribosomal protein L19, whose translation is MTNALMASLQPELSPDMPDLSPGDTVRVHQRITEGRNERIQVFQGVVIAMHGGKTAGATYTVRRTGAHGVGVERTFPLYSKTVEKVEVLRKAKVRRAQLYYLRERQGKAARLREKRFLQT